The following are encoded together in the Tripterygium wilfordii isolate XIE 37 chromosome 18, ASM1340144v1, whole genome shotgun sequence genome:
- the LOC119983807 gene encoding protein FAR-RED IMPAIRED RESPONSE 1-like, translated as MWHILSKFSEKLDAVKWKEQCTQFQKCIWDSESPENFEVEWSRVIEQSGMSDNEWLKGLYDIRFKWIPAYVNDTFSAGMSSSQRAESCHSFFKHYVSKKNTLMDFCG; from the exons ATGTGGCATATCCTCAGCAAGTTCTCAGAGAAACTAGATGCAGTCAAATGGAAAGAACAATGCACCCAATTTCAGAAATGCATATGGGATTCTGAGAGTCCAGAGAATTTTGAAGTTGAATGGTCCAGGGTGATAGAGCAAAGTGGCATGTCTGACAATGAGTGGTTAAAAGGGTTGTATGATATTCGGTTCAAATGGATTCCTGCTTATGTTAACGACACATTCTCTGCGG GCATGTCCAGTAGCCAAAGAGCAGAAAGTTGTCATTCATTTTTCAAGCATTATGTGTCAAAGAAAAACACATTGATGGATTTTTGTGGTTAG